Proteins from one Salvelinus namaycush isolate Seneca unplaced genomic scaffold, SaNama_1.0 Scaffold1472, whole genome shotgun sequence genomic window:
- the LOC120036768 gene encoding zinc finger protein 512B-like — translation MGRIKCPNEGCSAHFSSLMGYQYHQKRCGRELSEEDKPVFLCQHCGKTYRSKAGRDYHLRTEHRTPTTTNTPNTTNINDTNNTNASRGVSTEESQTQPGGRGELNHTERERKEKEKWQELSAGREKEREEGRERGGEREGLEEDFERTPSGRVRRRSAQVAVFHLQEIAEDELTKDWGTKRRIKDDLVPDSKRLNYTRPGLPKFSPKLLESWKNEVKEKGFLCCSNGSCEAVYSSVSGLKAHLANCNQAGGDAGKYTCLLCQKEFSSESGVKYHISKTHSQNWFRASSHVVPSSSKSKPAENKEFEKKEVKNGATTGKKRGRKPKEHPPQATPVQTKTPFSSTQISSSTPTPNPTSAATPNTAQVQHQAQSQIPTERVNLETPTLNRQPNPPTTRKGKTKRVPPPSE, via the exons ATGGGACGAATCAAGTGTCCTAACGAG gGCTGCTCGGCCCATTTCTCCAGTCtgatggggtaccagtaccatcAGAAGCGCTGTGGCAGAGAGCTGTCAGAGGAGGACAAGCCTGTGTTTCTGTGTCAGCACTGTGGGAAGACCTACCGCTCCAAGGCTGGCAGAGACTACCACCTCCGCACTGAACACcgcacccccaccaccaccaacacccccaacaccaccaacaTCAACGATACCAACAACACGAACGCCAGCAGAGGG GTGAGCACAGAGGAGTCCCAGACACAACCTGGGGGAAGGGGGGAGCTGAAccacacggagagagagaggaaggaaaaggAGAAGTGGCAAGAGTTGTCTGCaggtagggagaaagagagagaggaggggagagagaggggtggggagagagaggggctggaGGAGGACTTTGAGAGGACTCCCAGTGGTAGGGTGAGACGTCGGTCGGCCCAGGTAGCAGTGTTCCACCTGCAGGAGATAGCAGAGGATGAACTGACCAAGGACTGGGGAACCAAGCGCCGCATCAAAGATGACCTGGTACCGGACAGCAAGAGG TTGAACTACACTCGGCCTGGCCTTCCCAAGTTCAGTCCCAAGCTGCTGGAGAGCTGGAAGAACGAGGTCAAGGAGAAGGGTTTCCTCTGCTGCTCCAACGGA AGCTGTGAAGCTGTTTACTCCAGTGTGTCCGGGCTCAAAGCTCATCTAGCTAACTGTAACCAG GCAGGGGGCGACGCAGGGAAGTACACCTGCTTACTGTGTCAGAAGGAATTCAGCTCAGAAAGTGGTGTCAAGTACCACATCAGCAAGACACATTCACAG AACTGGTTCCGAGCCTCTAGCCATGTGGTGCCCAGCAGCAGCAAGAGCAAACCGGCAGAAAACAAAGAGTTTGAGAAAAAGGAGGTTAAGAACGGTGCCACCACAGGAAAGAAGAGAGGCCGCAAGCCCAAAGAGCACCCCCCTCAGGCCACCCCTGTCCAAACAAAGACTCCTTTCAGTTCTACCCAAATCTCATcctccacccccaccccaaaCCCAACTTCAGCCGCCACCCCGAACACGGCCCAAGTCCAGCACCAGGCCCAGTCCCAGATCCCGACAGAGAGGGTGAACCTGGAGACCCCGACATTAAACAGACAGCCCAACCCCCCCACCACACGGAAGGGAAAGACCAAGAGGGTGCCCCCTCCCTCAGAGTAG